Proteins encoded by one window of Rhodobacteraceae bacterium IMCC1335:
- a CDS encoding segregation/condensation protein A: MQNLFSQSDATLSVEDRLAAEALIVDVDGFEGPLDLLLTLSRSQKVDLMKISILTLARQYLAFVERAKKLRLELAADYLVMAAWLAFLKSRLLLPPDPSDEAPSGEELAAHLAFQLERLQAMRDAAARLMARDQKGRDFFVRGLPETVERVKKVNYTATLLDLMQAYSRIRTRDEFRPFVMDRNNVFTMEEALERMHGLIGYAAKWTDIASYIPNDWLADPQRRRAATAATFAATLELAKAGHVEIRQEENFAAIELRKKDGAANDL, from the coding sequence ATGCAAAACCTATTCTCTCAAAGTGACGCCACGCTTTCGGTTGAAGATCGCCTCGCCGCGGAAGCTTTGATCGTGGATGTGGATGGGTTTGAAGGGCCGTTGGATTTATTGTTGACGCTGTCGCGCTCGCAGAAAGTCGATTTGATGAAAATCTCCATTTTGACTTTGGCGCGGCAATATCTGGCCTTTGTCGAGCGCGCCAAAAAATTGCGTTTGGAATTGGCGGCCGATTATCTTGTGATGGCGGCTTGGCTGGCCTTCTTGAAATCGCGGCTCTTACTGCCGCCTGACCCTTCGGATGAAGCCCCCAGCGGGGAAGAGCTTGCCGCGCATCTGGCCTTTCAATTGGAGCGTTTGCAAGCCATGCGAGACGCGGCAGCGCGCTTGATGGCACGGGATCAAAAGGGCCGCGATTTTTTTGTGCGCGGCCTGCCTGAAACCGTCGAGCGCGTTAAAAAAGTGAATTATACTGCAACCTTATTGGATTTGATGCAAGCCTATTCGCGAATCCGCACGCGCGATGAATTCCGTCCCTTTGTGATGGATCGCAACAACGTGTTCACGATGGAAGAGGCGCTGGAACGCATGCATGGTCTGATCGGATACGCGGCAAAATGGACGGATATCGCCAGTTACATCCCGAATGATTGGCTGGCTGACCCTCAGCGCCGGCGCGCCGCCACTGCCGCAACATTTGCGGCCACGCTCGAACTGGCCAAGGCCGGCCATGTTGAAATTCGGCAAGAAGAGAATTTTGCCGCGATTGAATTAAGAAAGAAAGACGGAGCTGCAAATGACCTCTGA
- a CDS encoding arginine--tRNA ligase produces MNLFHDIRLLVVHALDQMVAADQLPQGLSYVNVTVEPPRDPLHGDMATNAAMVLAKPSGQSPRAIAEALAPLLRADPRIIGADVAGPGFLNLSLCTSVWQGLVGQVLENGAAYGRSDLGNNRSVNVEFVSANPTGPLHVGHTRGAVFGDALANLLDYAGFDVTREYYINDGGAQVDVLARSVYLRYLEAHGQDVAFEDGTYPGDYLVPVGQALKDKVGDAYLEQPEDIWLADIRAFATQAMMQLIKDDLAALGVTMDSFFSEKSLYGTGKIEAAIESLRAKGLIYEGVLEPPKGKTPEDWEPRQQTLFKSTEHGDDVDRPVMKSDGSWTYFAPDIAYHYDKVMRGYDQLIDVFGADHGGYVKRMKAAVSALSDAQTGFDVKLTQLVKLYKDGAPFKMSKRAGTFVTLRDVIDQVGPEVARFVMLTRKNDAPLDFDFDKVLEQSRENPVFYVQYAHARVCSVLRRATAVGIAVDDATLLCADLSELEHPSELSVARKIAEWPRLVEVAAKGNEPHRVAFYLYELASDLHSLWNKGNEVEALRFLQEDNPAASQSKIALARAVAVVISAGLGILGVNPAEEMR; encoded by the coding sequence ATGAACCTATTTCACGATATTCGACTTTTGGTTGTGCACGCGCTGGATCAAATGGTGGCCGCCGATCAGCTTCCGCAGGGCTTAAGCTATGTAAACGTCACCGTTGAGCCACCCCGCGATCCGCTGCATGGGGATATGGCCACCAATGCCGCGATGGTTTTGGCCAAGCCTTCGGGGCAATCACCGCGCGCCATCGCCGAAGCATTGGCGCCTCTGTTAAGGGCTGATCCAAGGATTATCGGGGCGGATGTGGCGGGGCCAGGGTTTCTCAATCTGTCGCTTTGCACAAGCGTTTGGCAGGGGCTGGTGGGGCAGGTGCTGGAAAATGGCGCTGCCTATGGCCGCAGCGATTTGGGAAATAATCGGTCGGTAAATGTTGAGTTTGTCAGCGCCAACCCGACGGGCCCGTTGCATGTGGGGCATACGCGTGGCGCCGTGTTTGGCGATGCGCTGGCCAATTTGTTAGACTACGCCGGCTTTGATGTGACGCGCGAATATTACATCAATGATGGCGGCGCGCAGGTGGATGTTTTGGCGCGCTCGGTTTACTTGCGCTATCTTGAGGCGCATGGCCAAGACGTTGCCTTTGAGGATGGCACATATCCGGGGGATTATCTGGTGCCTGTTGGCCAGGCGCTGAAAGATAAAGTTGGCGATGCCTATCTGGAGCAACCCGAAGATATCTGGTTGGCCGATATCCGCGCCTTTGCAACTCAAGCGATGATGCAGTTGATCAAAGATGATCTGGCCGCGCTGGGCGTCACGATGGACAGTTTCTTCAGCGAAAAATCACTTTATGGTACTGGAAAAATCGAAGCGGCAATTGAAAGTCTGCGCGCCAAAGGTTTGATCTATGAAGGTGTACTCGAGCCCCCGAAAGGCAAAACGCCCGAAGATTGGGAGCCGCGTCAGCAAACACTGTTCAAATCGACCGAACATGGCGATGACGTGGATCGTCCGGTGATGAAATCTGATGGCAGCTGGACCTATTTTGCCCCCGATATCGCCTATCATTATGATAAGGTGATGCGCGGCTATGATCAATTGATTGACGTCTTCGGCGCGGATCATGGTGGTTATGTTAAGCGAATGAAAGCGGCGGTATCGGCATTATCGGATGCTCAAACGGGGTTTGATGTCAAACTGACGCAATTGGTCAAACTGTATAAAGACGGAGCGCCGTTCAAGATGTCAAAGCGCGCCGGAACTTTTGTAACGCTTCGCGATGTGATTGATCAGGTGGGCCCAGAAGTGGCCCGATTTGTCATGCTGACCCGTAAAAATGATGCGCCGCTTGATTTTGATTTTGACAAAGTGCTTGAACAATCCCGCGAAAATCCGGTGTTTTATGTGCAATATGCCCATGCGCGCGTGTGCAGCGTTTTGCGCCGCGCAACGGCGGTAGGGATCGCGGTTGATGATGCCACGTTGCTGTGCGCCGATCTGAGCGAGTTGGAACATCCCTCGGAATTGAGCGTCGCGCGCAAAATCGCCGAATGGCCGCGTTTGGTCGAGGTTGCAGCGAAAGGAAATGAGCCGCATCGGGTGGCCTTTTACCTTTACGAACTGGCGAGTGATCTGCACAGTCTTTGGAATAAAGGCAATGAAGTTGAAGCTCTGCGCTTTTTACAGGAAGACAATCCTGCAGCATCGCAATCAAAAATCGCTCTTGCACGCGCCGTAGCGGTTGTTATTTCTGCTGGTCTTGGTATTCTAGGCGTAAATCCGGCAGAAGAAATGCGCTAA
- the xth gene encoding exodeoxyribonuclease III gives MKLATFNINGVKARLSALCDWLDSSAPDIALLQEIKSVDEGFPRDLFEDRGYQVVTHGQKSFNGVAILSKLPLEDISFGLPGNPEDVQARWIEATVIGKHALKICGLYLPNGNPAPGPKYDYKLAWMKRLRQRAIELMAAEMPALMAGDYNIIPQPEDAARPDIWTDDALFLPQSRAAYQAITHLGFTDAFRCKHAEPGHYSFWDYQAGAWNRNDGIRIDHILMTPACADLLLDVGIDKDIRGFEKPSDHVPVWAQLDL, from the coding sequence ATGAAACTAGCAACGTTCAACATCAACGGCGTTAAAGCCAGATTGTCGGCCTTGTGCGATTGGCTTGACAGCAGCGCGCCGGACATCGCACTTCTGCAAGAGATTAAATCTGTCGATGAGGGATTTCCGCGCGATCTCTTTGAGGATCGAGGCTACCAAGTGGTGACCCATGGACAAAAATCATTCAATGGCGTGGCTATTTTATCAAAACTGCCGCTAGAAGATATTTCCTTTGGTCTGCCCGGAAATCCCGAAGATGTGCAAGCCCGCTGGATCGAAGCCACGGTCATCGGCAAGCACGCGCTCAAAATCTGCGGCCTATATTTGCCCAATGGCAACCCGGCCCCCGGCCCTAAATATGACTACAAGCTTGCCTGGATGAAACGCCTGCGCCAACGCGCTATCGAGCTTATGGCCGCAGAAATGCCCGCCTTGATGGCCGGGGATTACAATATTATCCCTCAACCAGAAGACGCCGCCCGCCCCGATATCTGGACAGATGACGCGCTGTTTTTACCGCAAAGCCGCGCAGCCTATCAAGCAATCACCCATTTGGGCTTCACAGACGCGTTTCGGTGCAAGCACGCAGAACCCGGCCATTATAGCTTTTGGGATTATCAAGCGGGGGCATGGAACCGCAATGACGGAATCAGGATCGATCATATTCTGATGACGCCTGCCTGCGCCGACCTGCTGCTTGACGTCGGTATCGACAAAGATATCCGCGGCTTTGAAAAACCATCAGATCATGTGCCGGTTTGGGCGCAATTAGATCTTTAG
- the scpB gene encoding SMC-Scp complex subunit ScpB: MTSDLSDDRPSESLFEAPPMGEQERMVEAILFASAEPITVKQLNDRMPHGCDSAEALLRIRKRYEGRGVHVVKIGEAWAIRTAADLGFLMQKETVETRKLSRAAIETLAIISYHQPVTRAEIEEIRGVSVSRGTVDQLLEMEWIRFGRRRMTPGRPTTFVVTPHFLDHFGLESARDLPGLKELRAAGLLESRPGMGLDPSAPSEDEYEMSEEPQGQSELFEEE, from the coding sequence ATGACCTCTGATCTAAGTGATGACCGCCCTTCAGAAAGTTTGTTCGAGGCCCCCCCGATGGGCGAGCAAGAGCGGATGGTTGAGGCTATTTTATTTGCCAGTGCAGAGCCAATTACGGTGAAACAACTGAATGATCGCATGCCCCATGGTTGCGATTCTGCCGAGGCTTTGCTTCGGATAAGAAAACGCTACGAGGGGCGCGGGGTGCATGTTGTCAAAATTGGCGAAGCCTGGGCCATTCGCACCGCCGCTGATCTTGGTTTTTTGATGCAAAAAGAAACCGTTGAAACCCGCAAGCTGAGCCGCGCGGCGATCGAAACTTTAGCGATTATATCCTATCATCAACCTGTCACGCGGGCGGAAATCGAAGAAATTCGCGGTGTCAGCGTTTCGCGGGGCACGGTTGATCAATTGCTCGAAATGGAGTGGATTCGATTTGGGCGTCGGCGCATGACGCCGGGCCGTCCAACCACATTCGTGGTGACGCCGCATTTTCTCGACCATTTTGGTTTGGAAAGCGCCCGTGACCTGCCCGGACTTAAAGAATTGCGCGCCGCCGGATTGCTCGAAAGCCGGCCGGGCATGGGGCTCGATCCATCTGCTCCGTCAGAGGATGAGTATGAGATGAGCGAAGAGCCCCAAGGGCAAAGCGAATTATTCGAGGAAGAGTAA
- a CDS encoding 2'-deoxycytidine 5'-triphosphate deaminase: protein MSGVLACQEIADLIERGRIASDPDIIPAQIQPASLDLRLGNTAWRVRASFLAGKDAKVEQRLADFEMHKIDLSSGYVLEKGCVYVVPLMERLNLPQDVQAVTNAKSSTGRLDLLTRVITDQGTEFDRIPAGYQGQLYAEICPRSFSVLVRPGMRLNQIRFRSGQAILSDSELLELHQAETLVNGPAIIDDGLGFSVDLKPRQGSLVGYRAKPHTGVIDLEQIGAYEPADFWEELHSRNGQIILDPGAFYILVSQEAVHIPPDYAAEMAPFLAMVGEFRVHYAGFFDPGFGHDAAGGGGSRGVLEVRCHEAPFVLEHGQIVGRLIYERMRCRPSQIYGAGIASNYQGQGLKLSKHFKAA, encoded by the coding sequence ATGTCCGGTGTGCTAGCTTGTCAAGAAATTGCGGATTTGATTGAGCGGGGCCGGATTGCATCAGACCCAGACATTATTCCAGCGCAGATCCAACCGGCAAGCCTTGATCTGCGGTTGGGAAACACTGCATGGCGGGTGCGCGCCTCTTTTTTGGCAGGAAAAGACGCCAAGGTTGAGCAGCGCCTGGCAGATTTTGAAATGCATAAAATAGATTTAAGCTCTGGCTATGTTTTGGAAAAGGGCTGCGTTTATGTGGTGCCGTTAATGGAGCGGTTGAACCTGCCCCAAGACGTGCAAGCCGTCACCAACGCCAAAAGCTCGACCGGCCGCCTTGATCTGTTAACGCGCGTGATCACCGATCAAGGCACCGAATTTGACCGGATACCCGCGGGATATCAAGGCCAGCTTTACGCCGAAATTTGCCCTAGATCGTTTTCCGTCTTGGTGCGCCCCGGAATGCGCTTGAACCAAATCAGATTTCGAAGCGGCCAGGCTATTTTATCGGATAGCGAGTTGCTGGAGCTCCATCAGGCTGAAACATTGGTGAATGGTCCAGCGATCATAGATGATGGGTTAGGGTTTTCGGTTGACTTAAAACCGCGTCAGGGCAGTTTGGTCGGATATCGTGCCAAGCCGCATACGGGCGTGATCGATTTGGAACAGATCGGGGCCTATGAGCCGGCAGATTTTTGGGAAGAATTACACAGCCGCAACGGACAAATTATTTTGGATCCCGGCGCGTTTTACATTCTTGTCAGCCAAGAAGCGGTTCATATCCCGCCTGATTATGCCGCCGAAATGGCCCCGTTTCTGGCCATGGTGGGCGAATTTCGGGTGCATTATGCGGGGTTTTTCGATCCGGGCTTTGGCCATGACGCAGCCGGTGGCGGCGGCTCGCGGGGCGTTTTAGAAGTGCGCTGCCATGAGGCCCCGTTTGTGCTTGAACATGGGCAAATCGTGGGGCGGTTGATTTACGAAAGAATGCGCTGCCGGCCCAGCCAGATTTATGGTGCCGGCATTGCGTCGAATTACCAGGGCCAAGGGTTGAAACTTTCCAAACATTTCAAAGCCGCTTGA
- a CDS encoding deoxyguanosinetriphosphate triphosphohydrolase has protein sequence MGEKFSCDPAQSRGRRFAEDSSTFRSCFQRDRDRIVHCSAFRRLKHKTQVFLEHEGDYFRTRLTHSIEVAQVARTIAGVLGLNAELTETVALAHDLGHPPFGHTGEEALDALMAPFGGFDHNAQAVRIVTNLERHYAQFDGLNLTWETLEGIAKHNGPVTGALHYALADYNRQHDLELSGFASAEAQVAALADDIAYNNHDLHDGLRAELFSTDELADLPLLNSCFAAVDAKYPNLNYYRRRHEALRRFFGILVEDVIAVSSDNLADLNPQNVEDIRRAGRPMVQFSPAVWTDLKVIRQFLFERMYRAPSVVLVRQEVTETLNDLFPLFLERTDLLPKQWRKDILEATDETKRARLVADYIAGMTDRFALQEHARLVTGANPRRISALSGALTRL, from the coding sequence ATGGGTGAAAAATTTAGTTGTGATCCCGCGCAAAGCCGCGGGCGCCGGTTTGCAGAGGATAGCAGCACGTTTCGATCCTGCTTTCAGCGTGATCGCGATCGGATTGTGCATTGCAGCGCTTTTCGCCGCTTAAAGCATAAAACGCAGGTCTTTTTGGAACATGAAGGCGATTATTTTCGCACCCGCCTGACGCATTCGATCGAAGTTGCGCAGGTGGCGCGCACGATTGCGGGGGTTTTGGGTTTAAACGCGGAACTGACGGAAACGGTGGCGTTGGCGCATGATCTGGGGCATCCGCCATTTGGCCATACGGGCGAAGAGGCTTTGGATGCATTGATGGCGCCTTTTGGGGGGTTTGATCATAACGCTCAAGCGGTTCGGATCGTTACAAACCTTGAACGCCATTATGCCCAATTTGACGGGTTGAACCTAACCTGGGAAACGCTTGAGGGGATTGCCAAGCATAATGGACCGGTCACCGGAGCGTTGCATTACGCATTGGCGGATTATAACCGCCAGCATGATTTAGAATTGTCTGGCTTTGCCAGCGCTGAGGCGCAGGTGGCCGCCTTGGCCGATGATATCGCCTATAACAACCATGATTTGCATGATGGGTTGCGCGCCGAGCTGTTTTCAACCGATGAATTGGCGGATCTGCCCTTGTTAAACAGCTGTTTTGCCGCGGTAGATGCAAAATACCCAAATTTGAATTATTATCGGCGCCGGCATGAAGCTCTGCGACGCTTCTTTGGAATATTGGTGGAAGATGTGATCGCTGTTTCGTCCGATAATTTGGCAGACTTAAACCCACAAAACGTTGAAGATATCCGCCGCGCAGGGCGCCCAATGGTACAATTTTCACCGGCGGTTTGGACGGATTTGAAAGTTATCCGTCAATTTTTGTTTGAGCGTATGTATCGAGCGCCTAGCGTGGTGCTGGTGCGTCAAGAGGTGACAGAAACGCTGAATGATTTGTTTCCTTTGTTTTTGGAGCGCACCGATTTGCTTCCAAAACAGTGGCGCAAGGATATTTTGGAGGCCACCGACGAAACCAAACGGGCCAGGCTTGTAGCCGATTATATCGCTGGCATGACGGACCGGTTTGCCCTGCAAGAACATGCGCGTTTGGTCACTGGGGCAAATCCAAGGCGAATTTCTGCGCTTTCAGGCGCATTGACGCGGCTGTAA
- a CDS encoding SPOR domain-containing protein translates to MADYEHLEAATAKSEQRPGLGMFASWIGAGLSLALAIAIGTWAYQTIMRDVSGVPVIKASSDPMRVAPENPGGLSAQNKGLSVNRVAEEVASKAPDQVMLAPSPVSLSKDDLASGALRAQNSENSNMVLNAPIPLDINNLPDDLLSDSGARDGSALPANGKIRKQSDSIEDALKLALQNDESSVGLAQAIRPPKRPSNLAPIGSARAAQVASVRDLSPSDILAGSALVQLGAFDSEAVAKAEWLRLDKTFSSFMRGRDRLIVKATSGGRDFYRLRAVGFADIDDAKRFCATMVAGDVDCIPILAR, encoded by the coding sequence ATGGCAGATTACGAGCATTTAGAGGCAGCGACTGCGAAAAGCGAACAGCGCCCAGGCCTGGGCATGTTTGCCAGCTGGATTGGGGCCGGGCTTAGTTTGGCTTTGGCGATTGCCATTGGAACGTGGGCCTATCAAACAATCATGCGCGATGTCAGCGGTGTTCCGGTGATTAAGGCGTCTTCAGATCCGATGCGGGTGGCGCCGGAAAATCCCGGCGGGCTTTCCGCGCAGAACAAAGGCCTATCGGTCAATCGGGTTGCCGAAGAAGTTGCCTCGAAAGCCCCTGATCAAGTAATGCTCGCGCCAAGCCCGGTTTCATTGTCAAAAGATGACCTCGCCAGCGGGGCCTTACGGGCCCAAAATTCAGAAAATTCCAACATGGTTTTGAACGCGCCGATACCGCTTGATATTAACAATTTACCCGATGATCTTTTGAGCGATAGCGGCGCGCGTGATGGTAGCGCTTTACCGGCTAATGGTAAGATAAGAAAGCAATCGGATTCGATTGAAGACGCGCTGAAGCTTGCATTGCAGAACGATGAGAGCTCTGTGGGGCTGGCGCAAGCAATTCGGCCACCCAAACGCCCGTCAAACCTGGCGCCCATCGGGTCAGCGCGCGCCGCGCAAGTGGCCTCAGTGCGCGATTTGAGCCCGTCGGATATCTTAGCAGGGTCAGCCTTGGTGCAATTGGGCGCGTTTGACAGTGAAGCGGTTGCGAAGGCCGAATGGTTGCGCTTAGACAAGACGTTTTCTAGCTTTATGCGCGGTCGTGATCGTTTAATCGTGAAAGCCACAAGTGGTGGCCGCGATTTTTATCGTCTGCGCGCTGTAGGTTTTGCCGATATCGATGATGCAAAGCGCTTTTGTGCAACGATGGTGGCTGGCGATGTGGATTGTATTCCTATTCTTGCTCGGTGA
- a CDS encoding iron-sulfur cluster assembly accessory protein yields MNLPPKVTERAFSRLSEIKASAQGQALRVAVEGGGCSGFQYEIKLDTAQDDDLVLGSGPEKVIIDSASLPFLENAVIDFSQELIGARFIIENPNATSSCGCGTSFSM; encoded by the coding sequence ATGAACCTGCCCCCAAAAGTCACCGAACGCGCTTTTTCTCGGTTGTCAGAAATCAAAGCCTCTGCGCAGGGCCAAGCTTTACGCGTGGCCGTTGAAGGTGGCGGATGCTCGGGATTTCAATACGAGATCAAGCTGGATACAGCCCAAGATGATGATCTTGTGCTTGGCAGCGGCCCTGAAAAAGTGATCATCGACAGCGCGTCGCTGCCCTTTTTGGAAAATGCAGTTATCGATTTTTCACAAGAATTAATCGGCGCTCGCTTCATCATTGAAAACCCAAATGCCACAAGCTCTTGTGGCTGCGGAACCAGCTTTTCAATGTAA
- the dksA gene encoding RNA polymerase-binding protein DksA: MKQETFISDSYTPAEDEPFMNERQVEYFRRKLLDWKNDLMSDSKETIEGLQDGTRNIPDIADRASEETDRALELRTRDRQRKLVSKIDAALRRIDEGEYGYCEVTGEPISLKRLDARPIATMSLEAQERHERREKVHRDD; this comes from the coding sequence ATGAAGCAAGAGACTTTTATTTCGGATAGCTATACTCCTGCCGAAGACGAGCCATTCATGAATGAGCGTCAGGTGGAATATTTCAGACGAAAGCTGTTGGATTGGAAAAATGATCTGATGAGCGACAGCAAGGAAACGATCGAAGGGCTTCAAGATGGCACGCGCAATATCCCAGATATTGCGGATCGCGCCAGCGAAGAAACCGATCGCGCGCTGGAATTGCGAACGCGGGACCGCCAGCGCAAGCTTGTCTCGAAAATTGACGCAGCGCTGCGCCGCATTGATGAGGGCGAATATGGCTATTGTGAGGTTACGGGTGAGCCTATCTCGCTAAAGCGTCTTGATGCGCGTCCTATCGCGACGATGAGTTTGGAAGCCCAAGAGCGCCATGAGCGGCGCGAAAAAGTGCATCGCGACGACTGA
- a CDS encoding monooxygenase → MLNGLQVQVVGGGIAGLAASLAFSQSGASVHLCEQAAAIKEVGAGLQISPNGLAVLSRLGLKDAVAQIADSAEAVDLRDYKDGKLVCRLDLKTHAPDLDFLLVHRADLIQTLFQACKAQGVRFVFSKSLSSQDLLSGACGSEAAAGPVDLVIGADGVRSKMRTALLGPSAPFFTGQVAWRALVSNSMDHPNKVMVHMGPGRHIVSYPLRGGSLVNLVMVQERSLWAGEGWSHRDDPALVRAAFADFGGLAHVLLKALSEVYLWGLFRHPVAEYWFQDRSVLIGDAAHPMLPFLAQGANMALEDAWVLSRALHLYGATRQGFQRYQFLRQGRVKKVVATAQSNARNYHLSAPLTRWVAHSALRGLGAVAPSAMLKRFDWLYRFNPDTGLP, encoded by the coding sequence ATGCTGAACGGCTTGCAAGTCCAGGTCGTAGGGGGCGGTATAGCGGGTTTGGCCGCATCGCTAGCCTTTTCTCAAAGTGGCGCCAGCGTTCACCTGTGCGAACAGGCTGCGGCGATCAAGGAGGTTGGGGCCGGTTTGCAAATATCCCCCAATGGGCTTGCCGTGCTGAGCCGCTTGGGGCTGAAAGACGCGGTTGCGCAAATTGCAGATAGCGCCGAAGCGGTGGATTTGCGCGATTACAAAGACGGGAAATTGGTATGCCGTCTTGATTTGAAAACCCACGCGCCGGATCTGGATTTCTTACTGGTGCATCGCGCTGATCTGATCCAAACCCTCTTTCAAGCCTGCAAAGCACAGGGGGTGCGCTTTGTCTTCTCGAAAAGCCTTTCCAGCCAAGATCTTTTATCTGGCGCTTGTGGCAGCGAGGCTGCGGCGGGCCCTGTGGATTTGGTGATTGGGGCAGATGGGGTGCGCTCAAAGATGCGAACGGCTTTGCTGGGACCATCTGCGCCGTTTTTTACCGGGCAGGTGGCGTGGCGCGCGCTGGTATCCAATAGCATGGATCATCCCAATAAGGTGATGGTGCATATGGGGCCGGGGCGGCATATCGTGAGCTATCCGCTGCGCGGCGGCAGCCTGGTCAATTTGGTGATGGTACAAGAACGCAGCCTATGGGCGGGCGAAGGCTGGTCCCATCGCGATGATCCCGCGCTTGTCCGGGCCGCTTTTGCTGATTTTGGCGGGCTTGCACATGTGTTGCTGAAAGCGCTCTCCGAGGTGTATTTATGGGGTTTATTCCGTCATCCTGTGGCCGAGTATTGGTTTCAGGATCGCAGCGTTTTAATCGGAGACGCAGCGCATCCGATGCTCCCTTTTTTGGCTCAAGGCGCCAATATGGCCTTGGAAGATGCTTGGGTGTTGAGCCGGGCATTGCATCTTTATGGTGCAACGCGGCAAGGCTTTCAGCGCTATCAGTTTTTGCGGCAAGGCCGCGTGAAAAAGGTTGTTGCAACAGCCCAAAGCAATGCCCGCAACTATCACCTCAGCGCCCCGCTGACCCGGTGGGTCGCGCATAGCGCATTGCGCGGTTTGGGGGCGGTCGCCCCAAGCGCAATGTTAAAACGTTTTGATTGGTTATATCGCTTTAACCCCGATACGGGGCTGCCCTAA
- the nagZ gene encoding beta-N-acetylhexosaminidase, with amino-acid sequence MPSQAPEFGPFIFGCAGPVLNPEEERFFQRANPFGFILFARNIASADQVKTLCVSLRDAVGWHAPILIDQEGGRVQRLRPPMARDWPPPLEDGRDLPADQRAAHIQSRYQAIARELRGYGIDVNCAPCLDIARAETHPILQNRCFSNEAAQVAVMGAAAVQGLADEGVLPVLKHMPGHGLARVDSHLQLPRVGASLAELRENDFKPFAALKDWPMGMSAHVVYEEIDDLPATISPKMIGLIRKEIGFDGLLMSDDISMEALGGSLAERSTAALAAGCDVILHCNGRLDDMQQIAAASGVLSPEGQRRALAALHRRCDP; translated from the coding sequence ATGCCAAGCCAAGCGCCCGAATTTGGCCCCTTCATCTTTGGCTGTGCAGGGCCGGTTCTTAACCCTGAAGAAGAACGTTTTTTTCAACGCGCTAATCCATTTGGATTTATCCTCTTTGCCCGAAATATCGCCAGCGCCGATCAGGTGAAAACGCTCTGCGTTTCCTTGCGCGATGCCGTCGGGTGGCACGCGCCGATTTTGATTGATCAAGAAGGAGGACGGGTTCAACGATTACGTCCCCCCATGGCGCGCGATTGGCCGCCACCGCTTGAAGATGGCCGCGATTTGCCGGCCGACCAGCGCGCCGCGCATATTCAAAGCCGCTATCAAGCGATCGCACGAGAATTACGCGGCTACGGGATTGACGTGAATTGCGCGCCTTGTCTGGATATTGCGCGCGCTGAAACGCACCCTATTTTGCAAAATCGCTGTTTTTCCAATGAGGCGGCGCAGGTGGCTGTCATGGGGGCTGCCGCGGTGCAGGGCTTGGCTGATGAAGGCGTTTTGCCCGTGCTGAAACATATGCCTGGTCATGGTTTGGCGCGCGTTGACAGCCATTTGCAGCTGCCGCGGGTGGGCGCATCATTGGCTGAATTGCGCGAGAATGATTTCAAGCCTTTTGCGGCTTTGAAAGACTGGCCGATGGGCATGAGCGCGCATGTGGTTTATGAGGAAATTGACGATCTGCCGGCCACAATTTCCCCAAAAATGATCGGATTAATCCGCAAAGAAATTGGCTTTGATGGCCTTTTAATGAGCGATGATATCTCGATGGAGGCGCTCGGGGGCAGCTTGGCAGAACGCAGCACGGCCGCCTTAGCCGCCGGCTGCGATGTGATTTTGCATTGCAATGGGAGACTGGATGACATGCAACAAATCGCTGCGGCAAGCGGCGTTTTAAGCCCAGAGGGACAGCGGCGTGCCTTGGCGGCTTTGCACAGACGCTGCGATCCTTAG